From Methanomicrobiales archaeon HGW-Methanomicrobiales-1, a single genomic window includes:
- a CDS encoding quinolinate synthase, with protein sequence MPGTSLKDEIIALKEKRDAIILVHNYQLPEVQDIADLCGDSLELSRAAATMDGEVIVFCGVDFMAETAAILSPDKTVLLPAPDAGCPMAQMITAEELRFAKDRNPDAAVVCYVNTSAEVKAESDICCTSSNAVKVVNSVEQDRVIFVPDRNLGRYAARFTKKEVLPWDGFCIVHDQITPAHVAAAQQAHPDAVLLVHPECRPEVIDLADHVASTSGIINYVCTSPKREFIIGTEVGILHRLEKECPDKQCYPLSLAGICRNMKKTDLTKVRDALQTLHPRITVPEEIAVRARQAIERMLAL encoded by the coding sequence TTGCCGGGCACTTCACTAAAGGATGAGATCATCGCTTTGAAAGAAAAGCGGGATGCGATTATCCTTGTCCATAACTACCAGCTGCCAGAAGTGCAGGATATCGCCGATCTCTGCGGGGATTCACTCGAACTCTCCCGGGCTGCGGCAACCATGGACGGGGAGGTGATCGTCTTTTGCGGGGTGGATTTCATGGCCGAAACTGCCGCTATTCTCTCTCCGGATAAGACCGTTTTACTCCCTGCTCCCGATGCCGGCTGCCCAATGGCGCAGATGATAACAGCAGAAGAACTCCGGTTCGCCAAAGACCGTAACCCGGACGCGGCCGTGGTCTGCTACGTGAATACATCCGCAGAAGTCAAGGCAGAGAGCGACATCTGCTGCACCTCATCAAATGCAGTAAAAGTGGTGAACTCGGTTGAACAGGACCGCGTAATCTTCGTTCCCGACCGTAACCTCGGGCGTTACGCAGCCCGGTTCACCAAAAAAGAGGTCCTGCCATGGGATGGGTTCTGCATTGTGCACGACCAGATCACACCGGCTCATGTTGCTGCCGCACAACAGGCACACCCGGACGCGGTGCTTCTCGTCCACCCGGAGTGCCGTCCTGAAGTGATTGATCTCGCAGATCACGTGGCAAGCACTTCCGGCATCATCAACTATGTCTGCACATCACCCAAACGGGAGTTCATCATCGGAACCGAAGTCGGGATCCTGCATAGGCTGGAAAAAGAGTGCCCGGATAAACAGTGCTACCCGCTATCTCTGGCGGGTATCTGCCGGAACATGAAAAAGACCGATTTGACAAAAGTGCGGGACGCATTACAGACACTCCACCCCCGCATTACCGTACCAGAAGAAATTGCGGTGCGTGCCCGCCAGGCGATCGAGCGGATGCTGGCGCTCTGA
- a CDS encoding TIGR00269 family protein yields MSQGNTVTGGGERCTLCGEPPVIRLREPGRHLCATHLIAELEERAARTIRERELIKPHDRIAVAFSGGKDSTALLVILSRLLSSWEDVSLVAITVDEGIAGYRDDTIRAAEEVTQKLRIEHVCVSFTDLIGNDLDTLLIGRETQACSVCGILRRKALSVAAHNAGATKIATGHNLDDEAQSVLMNALRGDLPRLVRTSDADSSDCFIPRIKPLADISEKEIAAYLFVQDLFPFLPECPYTRYALRAEVRSMLSAMEQKHPGTMRNLIKSKKTIEKYADRGAISEPMRRCRECGDPCSRELCQVCMLRKSLGK; encoded by the coding sequence ATGAGTCAGGGCAATACAGTGACCGGGGGAGGGGAGCGGTGTACGCTCTGCGGTGAACCCCCGGTAATCCGCCTGCGGGAACCGGGCCGGCATCTCTGTGCCACTCATCTTATCGCTGAATTAGAGGAACGGGCAGCCCGGACGATCCGGGAGCGAGAACTCATAAAGCCGCATGACCGGATCGCGGTTGCGTTCAGTGGCGGTAAGGACAGCACGGCACTTCTCGTGATCCTCTCCCGGCTTCTCTCATCTTGGGAAGATGTGAGCCTTGTGGCAATTACTGTTGATGAAGGGATTGCCGGCTACCGTGATGACACTATCCGGGCAGCAGAGGAAGTCACCCAAAAACTCCGGATCGAGCATGTCTGCGTCTCGTTTACGGATCTTATCGGCAATGATCTCGATACTCTTCTCATCGGGCGCGAAACCCAGGCCTGCTCGGTCTGCGGGATCCTGCGAAGGAAAGCGCTATCAGTCGCTGCACACAACGCGGGTGCAACGAAAATTGCCACCGGCCACAATCTCGATGATGAAGCCCAGTCAGTCCTGATGAACGCGCTCCGTGGCGACCTGCCCCGCCTTGTCCGTACCAGCGATGCGGACTCTTCTGATTGTTTTATCCCCCGGATCAAACCGCTTGCCGATATATCCGAAAAAGAGATCGCTGCATATCTGTTCGTCCAGGACCTGTTTCCCTTTCTTCCCGAGTGCCCGTATACCCGCTATGCCCTGCGGGCAGAAGTGCGGTCCATGCTCTCTGCCATGGAACAGAAACATCCCGGTACCATGCGAAACCTGATCAAAAGCAAAAAAACGATAGAAAAATATGCGGACCGGGGTGCGATATCCGAACCCATGCGCCGCTGCCGGGAGTGCGGCGATCCCTGCAGCAGGGAACTCTGCCAGGTGTGTATGCTCCGGAAGTCACTGGGGAAATGA
- a CDS encoding formate dehydrogenase family accessory protein FdhD, protein MFRQVPCIRVDGEKAETGSHEVIEEIPYALFINGRHAMTAMMSPVQLEDFVTGYLYTEQIIKGIDEIESIRIEKNRLSVITKNLFKVLGPKKTILSGCGGSASFIDTAKLPSIKSDFTIPSTIISGTIRGILDSELHDKTGGIHVVGLASTDGVIARSEDIGRHNALDRVIGYALRNNIDLSRTYAICSGRISSEMVRKCLIANIPIIISRGATTTLAIEIAAKTGLCVVGFVRSAKMNIYTHPERVQGMPSFPQ, encoded by the coding sequence ATGTTCAGGCAGGTTCCCTGTATCCGGGTGGACGGGGAAAAGGCCGAAACCGGCTCCCACGAAGTGATAGAGGAGATCCCGTATGCCCTCTTTATCAACGGCAGGCATGCGATGACTGCCATGATGAGCCCGGTGCAGCTGGAGGATTTTGTCACCGGCTACCTCTACACCGAGCAGATCATCAAAGGGATTGACGAGATTGAATCGATCCGGATCGAGAAGAACCGCCTCAGTGTGATTACCAAGAACCTCTTCAAGGTGCTGGGCCCCAAAAAGACGATTCTCTCCGGCTGCGGGGGGAGTGCATCCTTCATCGACACCGCAAAACTGCCCTCCATCAAATCCGATTTTACTATTCCCTCGACCATCATCAGCGGAACTATCCGGGGGATCCTCGACTCCGAGCTGCACGATAAAACGGGCGGTATCCACGTGGTAGGGCTCGCATCCACGGATGGCGTGATCGCCCGGTCTGAAGATATCGGGCGGCACAATGCGCTTGATCGGGTGATCGGGTATGCGCTGAGAAACAACATCGACCTGTCCCGCACCTATGCGATCTGCTCCGGGCGCATCTCCTCAGAGATGGTCCGGAAATGCCTGATTGCAAACATACCGATCATAATCTCCCGTGGTGCTACGACCACCCTTGCAATCGAGATCGCTGCAAAGACCGGGCTGTGCGTTGTCGGGTTTGTCCGCAGTGCAAAAATGAACATCTACACGCATCCCGAACGCGTGCAGGGTATGCCGTCATTTCCCCAGTGA